From Balearica regulorum gibbericeps isolate bBalReg1 chromosome 13, bBalReg1.pri, whole genome shotgun sequence, a single genomic window includes:
- the GPI gene encoding glucose-6-phosphate isomerase — MALSGDPHFKKLVEWHKANSSKLVLRQLFEADKDRFQKFSLTLNTDHGDILLDYSKNLVTEEVMKMLMELAKSRGVESARERMFSGEKINFTENRAVLHIALRNRSNVPILVDGKDVVPEVNKVLDKMKHFCQRVRSGEWKGYTGKAITDVVNIGIGGSDLGPLMVTEALKPYSKGGPRVWFVSNIDGTHIAKTLAELKPDTTLFIIASKTFTTQETITNAETAKEWFLHAANDPSAVAKHFVALSTNGPKVKDFGIDPENMFEFWDWVGGRYSLWSAIGLSIALHIGFDNFESLLAGAHWMDNHFHTAPLEKNMPVLLAMLGVWYINCYGCETHALLPYDQYMHRFAAYFQQGDMESNGKYITKKGSRVDYSTGPIVWGEPGTNGQHAFYQLIHQGTRMIPCDFLIPVQTQHPVRNGLHHKILLANFLAQTEALMKGKTADEARKELQAAGLSGDALEKLLPHKVFEGNRPTNSIMFTKLNPFTLGAIIAMYEHKIFVQGIVWDINSYDQWGVELGKQLAKKIEPELESDAPVTSHDSSTNGLINFIKKHRA; from the exons ATGGCGCTCTCCGGCGACCCCCATTTCAAGAAGCTGGTGGAGTGGCACAAGGCGAACTCCTCCAAGCTCGTCCTGCGGCAGCTGTTCGAGGCCGACAAGGATCGCTTCCAGAAGTTCAG CTTGACTCTGAATACTGATCATGGAGATATCTTACTGGATTATTCGAAGAACCTTGTTACGGAAGAAGTGATGAAAATGCTGATGGAACTG GCAAAGTCAAGGGGTGTGGAAAGTGCCAGAGAACGCATGTTCAGTGGAGAGAAGATCAACTTCACTGAG AACCGAGCTGTGCTTCATATTGCTCTAAGAAATCGTTCCAATGTGCCAATACTTGTAGATGGGAAGGATGTTGTTCCAGAAGTAAACAAAGTATTGgacaaaatgaaacacttttgcCAG agAGTCCGTAGTGGTGAATGGAAAGGCTACACTGGAAAGGCAATCACCGATGTGGTCAATATTGGGATTGGTGGCTCTGACTTG GGCCCTCTGATGGTAACTGAAGCCCTGAAACCATATTCCAAGGGAGGCCCTCGTGTTTGGTTTGTATCCAACATTGATGGCACACATATAGCCAAAACCCTGGCTGAGCTTAAACCAGACACTACGCTCTTCATCATTGCATCAAAG ACTTTTACCACCCAAGAAACTATCACCAATGCAGAAACGGCTAAAGAGTGGTTCTTACATGCTGCTAATGAT ccTTCAGCTGTGGCCAAGCATTTTGTTGCCTTGTCTACCAATGGT cctAAAGTTAAAGACTTTGGAATTGACCCAGAGAACATGTTTGAGTTTTGGGAT TGGGTTGGTGGCCGCTACTCTCTGTGGTCTGCCATTGGTCTCTCCATTGCCCTGCATATTG GTTTTGACAACTTTGAGAGCCTGCTTGCAGGAGCCCACTGGATG GATAATCACTTCCACACTGCCCCGCTGGAGAAGAACATGCCTGTTCTGTTAGCCATGCTAGGGGTCTGGTATATAAACTGCTACGGATGTGAAACGCATGCCCTTCTGCCCTATGACCAATACATGCACCGCTTTGCTGCTTACTTCCAGCAG GGTGATATGGAATCTAATGGCAAATACATTACCAAGAAGGGCTCTCGTGTGGACTACAGTACTGGCCCTATTGTGTGGGGAGAGCCTGGCACCAATGGGCAGCATGCTTTTTACCAGCTCATTCATCAAG GAACTCGCATGATTCCCTGTGACTTTCTGATTCCAGTCCAGACCCAGCACCCAGTCAGAAATGGCTTGCATCACAAG ATTCTTTTGGCCAACTTCCTTGCTCAGACTGAGGCCTTGATGAAAGGGAAGACTGCTGATGAAGCTCGTAAGGAACTTCAAGCAGCAGGACTGAGTGGAGATGCTCTGGAGAAGCTTCTTCCCCATAAG GTCTTTGAGGGAAATCGACCAACCAATTCCATCATGTTTACAAAACTCAACCCATTCACTCTGGGAGCCATCATTG CCATGTATGAGCACAAGATATTTGTTCAAGGAATTGTCTGGGATATTAACAGTTATGACCAGTGGGG AGTTGAGCTTGGAAAACAACTTGCCAAGAAAATTGAGCCTGAACTGGAGTCAGATGCTCCAGTGACATCTCATGATAGCTCAACAAATGGGCTTATCAATTTCATCAAAAAACACAGAGCCTGA